The Streptomyces bacillaris sequence TCGTCCGTGCTCCGGGTTGAGCCAGACCCGCAGGGGGCGTCGTCGGGACGCAAGGCCCCTGCTGTCCTCATGAGCATCGTTCCGGGGAACTCTGAGTGTGGTGTAGCCGTCGGGACGCCTCTCCGGCTTGGCCGCATAAGGGTTGAGCGGCCCGTCCACGTCGAGGAACAGCAGAGGTCTCGTCACGGTTTCCCCCCGGGTCTTGCTCACTGTGGACTGCCCCGAGCACCGTAGCTGTGGGATCGACTCGGCATGAGGCCGGCCTGAGAGATGATCATGATGTGGCGAGTGTGATCACGGCATCGGAGCCGTCCTGGATAACCCCGTTCGCGGGGCTGAGCCCGCGCTGTTTCGGCAAACTGCTGACCACACTGCGACGCGATGGAGCAGATGGGGTCCACCGAGGCCGACCGTGGAATCTGCCGCTGGAGGACCGAGTTCTGCTGGTCATGGCCTACTGGCGCACCAATTTTGCGGCAGCTCGCTCCGCTGTTCGGCGCAAGGACGCCGTGCTCATCGTGGACGGCACCCTGGTTCCCACCCGCGACCACACCATTGCTGAGCGGTCCAAGAACTACCGGTATTCCACCAACCACCAGGTCGTCATCGACGCCGACACCCGCCTCGTCGTCGTGGTCGGCCAGCCGCTCGCCGGGAACCGCAACGATTGCAGGGCATGGGAGGAGTCCGGCGCCAAAGCCGCCGTCGGCAACACCGTCACGATCGCCGACGGCGGCTACCCAGGCACCCGACTCGTCATCCCCCACCGCCGGCAGCCAGGCCAGGCCGAACTCCCGGACTGGAAAGAGGAACACAACAAGTCCCACAAGCAGGTCCGCGCCCGGGTCGAGCACGTCTTCGCCCGCATCAAGACGTGGAAGATCCTCCGCGACTGCCGCCTCAGAGGCGACGGCGTCCACCACGCCATGCTCGGTATCGCCCGGATGCACAACCTCCCCCTCGCCGGATAGGCGAGCCGACTGGAAGGCGGCCACCATGCCCGAGGCGGCTTCAAGATCTTTGCGGGACAGCCCTTAGCCGAGCCGTGCGCCGACTCCGTCGTCGAGTACGAGCCGGCCTCGTAACTCACCTTGCCCGTGGAGACAGGCTTCTCCCTCTCGATGCAGGCGGACTCGTCGCCGGACCCGGGCGGGCGCGGCGGAATCGTCGCCCGACCCGTGCGGGCGGCCGCAGATCAAAAGCAGGCATGAAAGAAATCGAATAGCAGCACCTCAGCGAGTCAGGCTTGGTGGTGTTCGACATCACCGCGGCCGACGAGGAAACCGCCCTGCAAGTGATGGCCGGTCTGGAGAGGCAGTGGGCCACCTCCGGAACGGCCACGCTCCGGCGTACGCCAGGCATCCCCGGGGTCCAGGCCCGGGTGTATGCCGACACCCGGCGCTCCGGGACCGAGTAGTAAGGGGCCGGACTGGTCGCAGGCATCCTGCGGTATCCCACCCGTTCGGGTGGGGTGCTGGTGGTTGTTTCCGGCGCGTAACCGGGCATCCCAGGAGAAGGCCCTCACCAGCAGGCGCGGGCCTTCCACGTCCGAACCCTGGATGTCTGGCCTATCCACTTTCAAGAATTACAGGAACGATTCCAGGGTCTTCGCCGCGAAGCTAACGCTTGACGGCCTACGGCTTGAGAATCGCTATGACAAATCCGCTGAGAGCTCCAGCTCCTCCGAAAACGAGGGCCGTCTGCCAGAGCGCTCCGTCGAACAGGCCGAGCAGTGCGGCAAGCATTCCCATAGCGCTTGCTATCGCGGCCGTTCCAAGGACGAGCGGAACGGATTTTCGCCATCCACCACTATCCATGCTTCTCCTGCTCCGAGTTACCGGAATACGGCAGATCCGAGCGGTCCGACCAGACCGGCGAGCGCACCTCCCAGAGCCCTGTTTTCGCGCTCGGCCGGGGTGCCGCCGGCGATAGCTGCTCCTACACCACCTGCGCCAGCCCCCCACAAGGCGGCAGTCACTGCACCCGCAGCTATGCAACCGACGCCAGCGGTGCCTGCACACGCAACCGCAACCGTCGCTACGGCTACGCCCCCTGCGAGCGTGCCAGCCACTATTCCGACGCTGTCGGCAAAGCTGAGGAGCCCGGACGGGTCGATGGTGTTGACGGGGTCGCCTGCGGCGTAGAGGTAGGGGTTCTTTTCCTGGCCGGAGGGGTCGGGGGTGGTGAAGCGGCCGATGTTGGGGTCGTAGTAGCGGGCCGCGAAGTGGTAGAGGCCGGTGGGGTCCTGGTAGCCGCCGGCGAAGCGGTAGGGCTGGAGGACCTGTTCGGTGGTGGTGGCGCGTTGGACGCCGCGGGGGCTATACCCGTAGGTGTTGACCTTCGTGCCCGCCTCGTCGGCCAGGGCCACGACGCTGCCGAGTGCGTCGGTCAAGTAGTAGGGGTTGTTGCCCCCGCGGGTCATGGAGTTCAGCCTGCCCCTCGGTATACCGCTGAGTCGGCATGAATTACCTTTTACGCCACAAGGGCCCGTCCGGAAGGGAGGGCCCTTGTGGCAGGATACAGCCACTGGACTATCTGCGAAATGAGACCTGTAGCCTCACTTTTTCAGCATTGACCGAGCCTTGTAGAAGGCTAGGCCGATGGCAATTGCCCCGCCGACGATCATTGCTGCGGTACGAAATCCAGGGTGAGCGTCACCCGCGATGACGCTCACAACTACCGAGGCGACGAGAAGAAGAACCGCCAAGGGGACGTAGAAGGGCTGGGCGCCTTGCTCGGTCATATCGTCTTCCCTTCATCCGTCAGCAATTCTCTGAGAATCCGCATCCAACCGCCACAGCCAGTCCCGTCTGAGCCCCAACAAGTCCCACGGCAGTAAGGACTGTCAGAGACGCGCCACCTGTAGGGACAGCAGCCGCCAAACCGACGACGGCGATCGTGGTAGTGATGGTGTCCATGACCGACCACAGTCCGGTGGGGTCGATGGTGTTGACGGGGTCGCCTGCGGCGTAGAGGTAGGGGTTCTTTTCGAGGCCGGAGGGGTCGGGGGTGGTGAAGCGGCCGATGTTGGGGTCGTAGTAGCGGGCGGCGAAGTGATAGAGCCCGGTGGTGTCCTGGTAGCCGCCGGCGAAGCGGTACGGCTGCGGTATCTGCTCGCTCGTGCCCGCACGCTGGACGCCGCGCGGGCTGTAGGCGTACGTGTTGACCTTCGTGCCCGCTTCGTCGGCCAGGGCGACGACACTGCCGAGTGCGTCGGTCAGGTAGTAGTGGTTCTTGCCCCCGCGGGTCATGGAGTTCAGCGTGCCCCCGGGTTCGCGGTTGAATCCGGTGTCCACTCCGGCCGTCGATGTGGCGGAGAGGCCGAGGGGTCCGTTGTGGAAGAAGGTGTCGCCGAGCTTGATGCGCTCGGACTGGTCGGTCGAGCCGTACTGGCCCGCATAGGTCTTACCGCCGGTGGTGATCGACGTCATCTGCGAGTAGTCCGACCACGTGACCCCAGTGCGGGTGGACTCGGGGGTGGAAGCGCCGGCCGTTTCGTTGCCGATCTGGTCGTAGGACCAGTTGGTGGTGGAGCCGTTCTTCGCGGTGATCTGCTGGGCGTCGTTGATCGTGTAGGTGGTGCCGCGCGGGCAGCCCTTGTCCACGCCCTGCGAGGTGAGGTTCCCGGCGAGGTCGTAGCAGTACTGCCAGGAGGAGTTGAGCGTTGCGCCCTTGTTCTCCGCCGCGTAGGAGAAGCGGCCGGCGCTGTCGTACTCGTAGCTCGTCTTCGTCCCGGCGACCGCGTCTGTGGTGGTGCGGATCTTGGTCCCGTCGGTCGCCCCGCCGCTTCCGTAGCCGTAGGTGTAGGCGAGGTCGACCAGGGTGCCCTTGGGGCTGGTGGCCTTGATCTTCTCCGGGCGGCCGGACTTGTCCGGCGTGACTGTCTGCACGGTGTTGCCGGGGTAGGTGGTCGTGGTGCGGACGTCGTTCTTGTTGTACGCGTACTTCGTGACCTCGCCCGTCGGGTCCTTCAGCTCGGTGAGCTTGTTGACCTTGTTCCAGGTGTAGCCGGTCAGGCCGGCGGGGTCCTGGTAGGTGTCGACGTTGCCCGCGGGGGTGTAGGCCAGGACGGTCTGCGAGCCGTTCTGGAGGGTGCGGACCGTCTCCCGGGAGAGCGGGTCGAAGGCGTACTTGATCACACCCGTGCCGTCGGAGCGGAGGGTGAGGTTGCCGTCAGCGTCGTACTCGTAGCTGACCGTCTGGTAGTTGGAGGAGTCGACCTTCTTGACCCGGTCGCGATGGTCGTAGGTGTAGAGGGTGGTGATGCCGCGGGCGTCCCTGGCCGAGGAGATCCGGCCGAGGTCGTCGTAGGTGTAGGTGGTGGTGCCCAGCGGTGCCGGGGCCTTGACCGTCTTGAGGTTGCCCTTGGCGTCGTAGGTGAAGGTGGTGGCGACCGACTTGGACGCGGTCATCTTCGTGGTGACCTTGCAGACCTGGCCTTCGAACCCGCCGCAGGTCGGGGTGGCGGGGTTGTACTCGAAGGACTGGTTGCCGCCGCCCGTGCCCTGGACCGCGACGGACCTGGTGTTGCCGGCCGTGTCATAGGTGTAGTCGGTCTTCTCGCCGTCCGCCGTCGTCGACCGGCCGGGCAGGTCGGTGCCCGCGATCGTCTGGTAGCCCGTCACACTCGCCGTCGCGCCGGTGGGGAGGGTGGAGCCGGTGGGGTTGTTGCGGGCGTCCCACCCGTACGTGGTGACGTTGCCGCCCACGCCGCCGGTGCCCATGGCGTCGGTGGCCTCTTGCACGTTGTTGTTCGCGTCGTACTTCCTGGAACGCGACCGCTCCAGAGCATCGGTGACCTTCGTGACACGGCCGTCCGCGTCGTGCTCGTACGTCGTCGCGTGGTTCTCGGGGTCGGTGACCGTGGTGGTGCCGGCGTCGTCGAACGAGGCGGCGGAGTACGCGTAGGTCCAGGTCGGGCCCGTGTGCCCGGAGCCGTTCAGTTCGGTGGCGCGGAGCATCGAGGTGACGCGGTTCTCACCGTCGTAGGTGAAGACCGTCACCCGCCCCTCCGGGGTGGTGATCTTCGTCAGACGGTCCGAGGAGTCGTAGCCGAACACCGTGGCCTTGCCCTCGGTGTCCGTCGTCTTCACCAGACGGTCGTCCCCGTCGAGGTCGAAGACGGCGGTGCGGCCCGTGTGGTCCTTGGCCTGCCACTGGTTCGGATACGTCTTGACCAGGTCCACCCAACGCCCGGAACGGGTTTCGGTGAGCTTGAAGCCCTTGTGCTCATCGCCCTCGTCGTGCTGCGTGACGGTGATGGCCCCCTTGTTGCGGTCGGTGACCTTCGTCAGCGTGCCGTGCTGGTCGTAGGTGTCCTTGGAGCCGGACCTGCGGTCGGTCAGCGTGTGGGTGCCGTCCGCGTTCTTCCTCAGGTCCTTGGAGTAGCCCTTCGGCGTGCTGAAGCTTCCGTCGGCGTTCTTCGTGAAGGACGCCGCGTCCCCGGTGGCGCCGAAGAGCACCACTTCGTTCGCGTAGAGCGAGAGGTAGCGCTCGTACTCCTGCCACCACCGCTGCGACACCTTGCCCCACGGGGCGTCCAACGAGTTGTAGGTACGGGCCAGCCGCAGCTTCTGCCCTACGCCGGCGACGTCGAAGTCGGTCGCGGCGAGCATGAGGTTGCCGTTGGACAGGTCGATCCTCGCCACCAGCGAGTCCGTGACCCGGACATCGGAGAACTGGTGCCAGGGCACCGCCCCCTGACCCCGCGGCACCCAACTGCGCACGGCCGCCGAACGAGCCGCCGACGACGAGGTGCTCTCGCCGGTCTTGGCCCGCTCCTTCTGCGCGGCCCGCCAGGCGGCCTCTGCCGCCGACGGAACGGGCTCCTCGACGTTGGCCGGCGGCCTGTTGGCTCCGACTTTGACCGGCGGTACGGATTCCGGATCGACCTTCTTGCCCCAGACAGACACCGCAGTCGGAGCTGAGGCCGGGTCCTCACCCGGCGCGGCCAGCGCCGGCAGCGCGGAAGCACCCAAAGCGGCCACCACCAAGGCCGCCGTCAAAGCACCTCTGCGAGATGTACGGGCACGCCGAAACGGCGTGCCGGAAGCACGCGAAACCATGCGATCCCCCCACGGGATGTGTAGGCACGGTGGCCTCCCCGGGCCACCGGAAGCCCACACGCTGCCACGCTCCCTTCACGCGACACGAACACGTTCCCGAGCACAAACACGTAAACGTGCCAGATCAAGCCGACTTGATTGCCCCTGTTCCTCCTGGAGTGTCATCCACCATTCCCTCTCTTGCCCTATGGCAACAGTTTCTGCATCAAAGAAACCGGGCCGAAACCCGACCAGCGAAACACCCCCTGCGCTG is a genomic window containing:
- a CDS encoding RHS repeat-associated core domain-containing protein, with the protein product MTRGGNNPYYLTDALGSVVALADEAGTKVNTYGYSPRGVQRATTTEQVLQPYRFAGGYQDPTGLYHFAARYYDPNIGRFTTPDPSGQEKNPYLYAAGDPVNTIDPSGLLSFADSVGIVAGTLAGGVAVATVAVACAGTAGVGCIAAGAVTAALWGAGAGGVGAAIAGGTPAERENRALGGALAGLVGPLGSAVFR
- a CDS encoding RHS repeat-associated core domain-containing protein, with protein sequence MAALGASALPALAAPGEDPASAPTAVSVWGKKVDPESVPPVKVGANRPPANVEEPVPSAAEAAWRAAQKERAKTGESTSSSAARSAAVRSWVPRGQGAVPWHQFSDVRVTDSLVARIDLSNGNLMLAATDFDVAGVGQKLRLARTYNSLDAPWGKVSQRWWQEYERYLSLYANEVVLFGATGDAASFTKNADGSFSTPKGYSKDLRKNADGTHTLTDRRSGSKDTYDQHGTLTKVTDRNKGAITVTQHDEGDEHKGFKLTETRSGRWVDLVKTYPNQWQAKDHTGRTAVFDLDGDDRLVKTTDTEGKATVFGYDSSDRLTKITTPEGRVTVFTYDGENRVTSMLRATELNGSGHTGPTWTYAYSAASFDDAGTTTVTDPENHATTYEHDADGRVTKVTDALERSRSRKYDANNNVQEATDAMGTGGVGGNVTTYGWDARNNPTGSTLPTGATASVTGYQTIAGTDLPGRSTTADGEKTDYTYDTAGNTRSVAVQGTGGGNQSFEYNPATPTCGGFEGQVCKVTTKMTASKSVATTFTYDAKGNLKTVKAPAPLGTTTYTYDDLGRISSARDARGITTLYTYDHRDRVKKVDSSNYQTVSYEYDADGNLTLRSDGTGVIKYAFDPLSRETVRTLQNGSQTVLAYTPAGNVDTYQDPAGLTGYTWNKVNKLTELKDPTGEVTKYAYNKNDVRTTTTYPGNTVQTVTPDKSGRPEKIKATSPKGTLVDLAYTYGYGSGGATDGTKIRTTTDAVAGTKTSYEYDSAGRFSYAAENKGATLNSSWQYCYDLAGNLTSQGVDKGCPRGTTYTINDAQQITAKNGSTTNWSYDQIGNETAGASTPESTRTGVTWSDYSQMTSITTGGKTYAGQYGSTDQSERIKLGDTFFHNGPLGLSATSTAGVDTGFNREPGGTLNSMTRGGKNHYYLTDALGSVVALADEAGTKVNTYAYSPRGVQRAGTSEQIPQPYRFAGGYQDTTGLYHFAARYYDPNIGRFTTPDPSGLEKNPYLYAAGDPVNTIDPTGLWSVMDTITTTIAVVGLAAAVPTGGASLTVLTAVGLVGAQTGLAVAVGCGFSENC